gcatatgtatacatctGTACGTGCGAACCTTGTGGATATTTTCTTAGACGCTTGAGCGAACGCGCACACATATTCATATATGAGTTTATCCCCCCCCCTATTCACGCAAGCTGCGTAAACGTTTCCACCTTTTAAACACTTCGTCCAAGAAGTGCTCAAAATGGatctctcctttttccacttgaaataattttgctgttttttccACGTGTACATGGCCAGTGTCTCCTTCTTACGTCTACGACATACATGTAGCATTGTTCGCAAAggcattttttgcataacattttatctcccttttttttatttattttttttttttctcctcacttTAGCTTCCCGAGCACAATGAGTATGGCCGacttatttgaaaaatgcgTTTCCTTCGTAAACGCCCTTCCCAAAAgtgaaataatttctttggAGAATAAATTACTTTTGTACAAATACTTTAAGCAAGGCACAGTTGGAAACTGTAACATAGTTGCACCAAGTATGTTTAAGCTtcaggaaaggaaaaaatatgaagcatGGAAATCAATTGAAAATTTGagcaaagaagaagcaaagaagaaGTATGTCGAAACGGTTCAGAATTTGTATCCCGACTGGGAAAAGggaatataaaagaaaagatttACAAATGTGAactgaacatatttttttacaacataaggagaaatttataaaatctgTGGGCACAATTTTGCGTGTGTATCACGAAGCATCCCACGTTGTGCTGCAAATGTATAGAAGTACTTACAACATGCGAGCAAAACAACGCGTAATTGCTTATGTATACATCTTCATGAATGCATATTTCTAGCCGTGTTGTTGATGACACGGTGTGAAGGGaacatttcttcttttttttttcacccccctcctcccccgaaaatatgaaatgtgTAGAAGaaacttcttttttatgtacgcgtttttgcatttgccatttttatgctGAAGtgtaagcatatatatacgaaAGCATATGCGCGCCTGTGAGTACAGCTACATAATTgcatatttatgcatttatcAGTTTATGCGCTAATATATTCACAAGCTTGCATATTCACAAGCTTGCATATTCACAAGCTTGCATACTCACAAGTTTGCATATTCACAAGTTTACATTTTACCTACGTATGACAcgtttttttaagaaaaaactgTGCAGTACAAAAACTTCGCGCTTATCACAAATCAGCCTATTTCggaaagttaaaaaatgaggagatttttttaaaacacttaaatttttattcattaaagTGGTTTAAATGCACAGCAcctattttttgttaaaaggcatttttctcaatttatgtaaaaaaaaaaaaaaaaaaattcacacatagtgaaaaatgggatggaaaaaatcgTAGCTCCTTTTACACCCCTGTTGCATCATTCCCCTTGCAACTGTTTCGTAATCCACAAGGCCATTTCCTACAGAGTTGTAAAACGGGTACACAGAAATGCGAATATACATAATGTATAGCATACGCAGATATAAGCGGACCATATTCATGTAATGATCCTCGCGGGCGTGCAGTGGCGCAAAGTGTGGTAAAAATGGCCAAGTCGATTTGGCCTTGTTCACATCTCACCTGTAGAAATTAGCAAAAAGAACACCGCTACaaggaataaaataacaGATAAATGATCTGTCGTCAattgaaggaaaaatgaaccaTGCAACaatgtggtttttttttttcaccaagtGGAATAATAAGCAAAATACAGCTATTGCACTGCAACAagggttaataaaaaatagtgaattgttaaaaatgcgTATATAAAATCGGCAACTCGGCAACTCGTTAATTTGTTACCTTCATCGtttgacatattttttttttttttttcatggccAATGGCAAAAGGATAAAACATgttaacaacttttttttgttaaaaattgtaaaaaaaaacaaaattacaaTAAAGCTGCTGTGGACTTACCATACAGGCGTTTACCAAATGACCATactcttctccattttgcagttCTCCATGTGTTATTgcgaaatgtaaaaaagtgaacaactcgttaatataatatacgCAGCAATTCGTTAACAACCTTTAACAATTATGCTTGAAAAATGAGCATAATGTTTACATGTCCCTATTTTACGTGTTCCTATGTATGTAATATGCATATGGTACATACATATGACAGAGCAAAACGCAGCATCATAAATGtggtatgaaaaaaaggatgtagATTTACATTTCGGCGAAAAAAACCACGTAGCAACAGATAAAGCGAATTTGCTAAATTTTACGAACACATCAAACGattgttttttcctccatttgcaACAGTAGTAGTGAACTACAGAGATACATATATTCTGCCAAATGGAAACGGGAatacaacaacaacaaaaaaaataaagccctttttcccttttttgagtTTTAAGCAGAACTGACGTgttgcatatacatatttgtatCCCAATAAATATACAGTGACGTATGCGcataacaaataaatggagATCAATAGATCTGCGCAAAAATAGTCTGACATATTTTATCCGCAAGAATTTTTCACGCATTCGTACAacccacatttttttttttttcatatttgtgacatataagaaaatatttccactTTACGAAACTTTGCGCagtttttcgtatttttacgtaatttatatgcaaaaacttacgtaaaaaatttatattcctACTTcgttatatatttgttttgtaCAACGTAtgctcctcattttttaacacctttctttttttattgcgtACTCGCGCTGTTGATGAAGCCATCATTTTATACAacaattgcaaaaaaaatgagaaaatgtgtttataacgtattttttctattagaataattttatgcGCGACTTGGAAACCATTTATGAATTAAgtggttttattttcttgggccgaaaaaaaaaaaggaagcattgTTCTGGCCCAagcaaggggggggggtatATGAAACGTAGTCGTGcatattaaatatatctatACAACTATTTGGACTACCTTTTTTGTGGACGTACTTGACATGTtctgtagaaaaaaaaaaaaacctggATTAATGCTTTGTAAGCGGAAAGAAtgtcttaaaaaatgtatttcgcaattttatgttcatatatgcattttttctcatataTATGGCTATGCATACGGgcatacgtacataaaggcatacatacgtacataagCGCAAACGCTTAAGTACGTCCTCAGTACCATTGGCTTATGCGAACGTACGCACTCAAGGGGGGCATACATCCCTGTACAGGCTCAGATATATCAGcatacatacgcatatatacTCAGGAAGGACGACACCCCACAGGCCCTGCGGCAAACTCTTTATGCCTAAAGTAAGGACATAGCAACATATACCAGCATATGAATAGctcttattatttttttttattgcaccTTGTACAGTCATTGAAATACCTTTTATTCTTGGCTTTCttatttatattcatataatatattttttcgctatattatggaaaaagaaaatattctttCTACCAactggatatttttttttttaattttttaaacctatatgtatgtatatatttatacatattaaatttttatttttgcgatatgatgtttttatttaaagaaatatcacatgtttttttcaattaatatgccgttttttaatttaccaattattacatttttattagttGTTATtccatgctttttttttcttttttttttttttcctatcaaGTTGTCCTTGCGCCTcaaaaatagaataattatttttctattaatttCCCATGACAGTTAGATTGACATTTATGCCACTAGACTGTGTTGTATTTACTTGTTTTCGTGACGTTGtctcattatttttacatatgtatggaTGAATTTCGTCAACCTGCGCTCAACCTATTCAGAGGACGTAAGTGAACAAGTAGCACAGAGCGACGGTGTTGTGTCCATTCCATGGAATGTATGTTTagttacatatgtatatatacctatatgcatacttttattttcgtaTGTGCGCAAAATCAGCTTGCCAGCTACGTACATGCTCAGCGttgtagcattttttttttttacccaagTTGGTGAAACACCCTTATGTACATTAAATTGTGttacatttatttacaacattgtgcattttgttttttcttttttaatgatagaaatttttttaaaaataaaatgccaAATGTGAATAATGTTTTTATGCAAAAAGTCATAAGCGCAAATTAACTGTCTTAAGTATAATccttgttttgttttgttttatatattttttttttttacagtaCACGTATTTAAATGTGCGAATAGTGATATATATGccaatacatatatgcacataagcatttatttaaaaaagtacatttaAAACATTTGCCCCAATTGGTACCGCGGATATGCTACACGGATGTTTATGCATTTGCGTACACGCGGAAATATACCTATACTTATGCGTACCCTTTTGTGTACGCGTGAACatgtttggaaaaaaataaaaaagcacgTATCTGTACCCAAGTACGCGCTTGCACTTGCACTTACACTTCCTTACGTACACGCTGAAACAATTACGCACATAAGTAGATGACACATGCAGCgggaatatttatgtacggCATagatgcatgtatgtacataccaATGTAGATTATACGTACACAAGTGTAgagcgatttttttttttttttttttttttattctccatGCATTTAATGGCAATTCTTTTctgtcattttattttatcctacgttattttactttaattATNNNNNNNNNNNNNNNNNNNNNNNNNNNNNNNNNNNNNNNNNNNNNNNNNNNNNNNNNNNNNNNNNNNNNNNNNNNNNNNNNNNNNNNNNNNNNNNNNNNNAACCCTTACGCTTGTAGataaatcgaaaaaaaaaaaaaaaaaaaatacccccATAAAAACGAACTCGAAATTTCACATGATCTTGTAAACATTGCAATGgatttatatgataaaaatactagaaaaagaaaaagaaactccAAGCTTATAATATCATCAGGAAATGAAGAAGACGACGTAGATTtgactgaaaaaaataaaaaaaacaaattaataagcAGCGATGTtgattgcaaaaatgaaccaTGTGAACAGAACGACGCgcaagtaaaaaaagagtgtGACGCGAATAATAGATCTGCTCTAAAGGGGCAAAGGGTCGATGCGGAATATgaccaaatggaagaaataatCACCGTGGATGGTGATGATGGTAATTATAAATTAGAGGTGGAAGAAAAgcaacaaatgggaaaaaacgaacaagcaACAAATTCTCCCGTTCCAACCacggaaataaaattagagCACGAGCAggaattaattaaaaaatatgatgacCCGTGTAATAGCAACAACAT
This genomic stretch from Plasmodium cynomolgi strain B DNA, chromosome 14, whole genome shotgun sequence harbors:
- a CDS encoding acyl CoA binding protein (putative), which produces MSMADLFEKCVSFVNALPKSEIISLENKLLLYKYFKQGTVGNCNIVAPSMFKLQERKKYEAWKSIENLSKEEAKKKYVETVQNLYPDWEKGI